One window from the genome of Desulfovibrio oxyclinae DSM 11498 encodes:
- a CDS encoding PhoH family protein codes for MAQKHFVLDTNVLIENPKSIAALRNGQENIIHIPYTVLAELDKLKKDPRVGHIVAKAVGCILHDESVRILPPDFAQELTDETYDDRILKEIMHMAPEEAILITNDRILQIKAKVFGIPCEAYRDSVPFRSESQNYTGFVEPDEEPVPNCFRWENGTPVLYGPDGPKSMNYQHEAWNVKPRSVYQNLALELMLNEGIDIVSIQSEAGYGKTFLALAAALYLVLERKDNPFRKIYLVKPVVEIGAKMGYLPGDIEEKMTPYVRYVSDQLAKLHEMRSANRIFADPSAENLKLNSKRFEIQPVAFIRGMNIENAVVIVDEMQNLSRSETRALLTRMGENVKCICLGDTRQVDNPYLNESNNGLNWAVKKLKGYRNYAHMVLKGERSRGPITDIVLKSKL; via the coding sequence ATGGCCCAGAAGCATTTTGTCCTCGATACCAACGTCCTCATTGAAAATCCCAAAAGCATCGCTGCCCTCAGAAACGGGCAGGAAAACATCATCCATATTCCCTACACGGTCCTCGCCGAGCTAGACAAGCTCAAGAAGGATCCCCGCGTCGGCCACATCGTGGCCAAGGCAGTCGGGTGCATCCTCCATGACGAAAGCGTGCGCATCCTGCCGCCGGATTTCGCCCAGGAACTGACCGACGAAACCTACGATGACCGCATCCTGAAAGAAATCATGCACATGGCCCCGGAAGAGGCCATCCTCATCACCAACGACCGCATTTTGCAGATCAAGGCCAAGGTTTTCGGCATTCCGTGCGAGGCGTACCGTGATTCGGTACCGTTTCGCTCTGAGTCGCAGAACTACACCGGCTTTGTGGAGCCGGACGAGGAGCCCGTGCCCAACTGCTTCCGCTGGGAAAACGGTACGCCGGTGCTCTACGGACCGGACGGTCCAAAGTCCATGAATTATCAGCATGAGGCGTGGAACGTGAAGCCGCGCAGCGTGTACCAGAACCTCGCGCTGGAACTGATGCTCAATGAAGGCATCGACATTGTCTCCATTCAGTCCGAGGCGGGTTACGGGAAGACATTCCTGGCTCTGGCCGCTGCCCTGTATCTGGTGCTGGAGCGCAAGGACAATCCGTTCCGAAAGATATATCTCGTCAAGCCCGTGGTGGAAATCGGGGCCAAGATGGGATATCTTCCGGGGGACATTGAAGAGAAGATGACGCCTTACGTGCGCTATGTGAGCGACCAGCTCGCCAAGCTGCACGAGATGCGTTCGGCCAACCGTATATTCGCCGACCCTTCGGCGGAGAATCTCAAACTCAACTCGAAGCGGTTCGAGATACAACCGGTGGCCTTCATCAGGGGGATGAACATCGAAAACGCGGTGGTAATCGTCGATGAGATGCAAAACCTCTCGCGTTCCGAGACGCGGGCGTTGCTGACCCGCATGGGCGAGAACGTCAAGTGCATCTGTCTCGGCGATACCCGGCAGGTGGACAACCCCTATCTCAACGAATCCAACAACGGACTGAACTGGGCGGTGAAGAAGCTCAAGGGATACCGCAATTACGCGCATATGGTGCTCAAGGGAGAGCGCTCGCGCGGGCCGATCACCGACATCGTGCTCAAGTCCAAGCTTTAG
- a CDS encoding lytic transglycosylase domain-containing protein produces the protein MRCAIIAMVVTLVFAATAGAAEQQRPAAFPALESVLRSVKEADFCGETVPLHIVEVRERFEKDLLLMLWDRAQVILWLKRSSRYFPHIERLLDMREMPQDLKYIAVIESALRNQAGSWAGAKGMWQFMPSTGRKYGLTVNRSVDDRRNFYFATKAALDYLQELYDRFGSWTLAAAAYNMGENGLERRIRDQETDDFYRLHLPPETERYVVRAVCARMIMEDPERFGFDLREEDYYPPLRFDRVRVKGRRSVPLIVVAKAANTYYKMIKDLNPQLLGDAIPRGNHAVFLPAGATEGFMRRYNPVLKAYREENGTDTYHVQPGDSLIRIARRHGVSLKRLRELNDLSAQCVIHPGQVLRLE, from the coding sequence ATGAGATGTGCGATTATCGCGATGGTCGTGACCCTCGTTTTTGCAGCCACGGCTGGCGCCGCCGAGCAGCAACGCCCGGCGGCGTTTCCCGCTCTGGAGTCCGTGCTGCGTTCGGTGAAGGAGGCCGATTTCTGCGGCGAGACAGTGCCGCTGCACATTGTGGAGGTGCGCGAGCGGTTCGAAAAGGATCTGTTGCTCATGCTTTGGGACCGTGCGCAGGTCATCCTGTGGCTCAAGCGATCCTCGCGCTATTTCCCCCACATCGAAAGGCTGCTCGACATGCGCGAAATGCCGCAGGACCTCAAATACATCGCGGTTATCGAAAGCGCGCTGCGGAATCAGGCCGGATCATGGGCCGGGGCCAAGGGGATGTGGCAGTTCATGCCCTCCACGGGCCGCAAGTACGGGCTTACCGTGAACCGCAGTGTGGATGACAGACGAAACTTCTACTTCGCCACCAAGGCCGCGCTGGACTATCTTCAGGAACTTTACGATCGTTTCGGCTCGTGGACGCTGGCGGCCGCAGCCTACAACATGGGCGAAAACGGGCTGGAGCGACGCATCCGCGATCAGGAGACCGACGACTTCTACCGCCTGCATCTGCCGCCCGAGACCGAACGGTACGTGGTGCGCGCCGTGTGCGCGAGGATGATCATGGAGGATCCGGAACGCTTCGGTTTCGACCTGCGGGAAGAAGATTATTATCCGCCGCTACGGTTCGACCGGGTGCGGGTCAAGGGACGCCGCTCGGTGCCGCTCATCGTGGTCGCCAAGGCCGCCAACACCTATTACAAGATGATAAAGGACCTGAACCCGCAGCTTCTTGGTGATGCCATCCCGCGCGGCAACCATGCGGTCTTTCTCCCGGCCGGTGCCACCGAAGGATTCATGCGCCGATACAACCCGGTGCTGAAGGCGTATCGCGAGGAGAACGGAACGGACACCTATCATGTCCAGCCGGGGGACTCCCTCATCCGCATCGCCCGCAGGCACGGAGTTTCGCTGAAGCGGCTGCGGGAACTCAACGACCTGAGCGCGCAGTGTGTCATCCACCCGGGACAGGTGCTCCGGCTGGAATAA
- a CDS encoding DUF1007 family protein — MSKMRILFLALALAAIPLVAAAHPHVFIDAEVTFEVDENGVRGVRQHWLFDEMFTRALLGDLDLPLDDSAPQWSEKIKSGAFDYLKNSDYFTAAFSGGERLDMPEATEFEASLRDDNRLIYDFFIPLRVPAPGMFRLAVYDKEYYADILLKEDAIAYANTSDLAAKHTIRDEQDLAYWAGFNIPRGIHVQVGSPSGVSIPTPVPPGSVQKKVEPSFFRKVVLQARAWQKALKEKITPLGSDIRDNPLGPAFWTFLALSFLYGVVHAVGPGHGKSVVCSYFLARPGDLWLGALMGNAITFVHVGSAIAVVAAAYLILGAGMGGFHEAAKIMQPASYGLLMLMGVFLAVKAVLELRRGGILREAEAGAACTPGDVAETRKGKSHVLLVSFVTGLIPCPGAAVVLAFAVGLNILWSGLAAMFAMAVGMGLTTTLFAWAAVGARGATLRMAGHNRTILNWSHALLTTLGALFIAAFGAGMLAASL; from the coding sequence ATGTCCAAGATGCGAATCCTTTTCCTGGCTCTTGCCCTTGCCGCGATTCCGCTCGTGGCCGCAGCTCATCCGCACGTCTTCATCGACGCCGAAGTCACCTTCGAGGTTGACGAAAACGGCGTCCGGGGCGTGCGACAGCACTGGCTCTTCGACGAAATGTTCACCCGCGCCCTGCTCGGGGACCTCGACCTGCCGCTGGATGACTCCGCACCGCAATGGAGCGAGAAAATCAAGAGCGGGGCCTTCGATTATCTGAAGAATTCTGATTATTTCACCGCAGCATTTTCCGGCGGGGAGCGGCTGGACATGCCGGAGGCCACGGAATTCGAAGCGTCCCTTCGTGACGACAACAGGCTGATCTACGACTTTTTCATTCCCCTGCGGGTTCCCGCTCCGGGCATGTTCCGACTGGCCGTGTACGACAAGGAATACTACGCCGACATCCTGCTCAAGGAAGACGCCATTGCCTACGCCAACACCTCGGACCTTGCCGCAAAGCACACGATCCGGGACGAGCAGGACCTCGCCTACTGGGCCGGATTCAATATCCCGCGGGGCATCCATGTTCAGGTGGGGAGCCCTTCCGGCGTCTCCATCCCGACCCCGGTGCCGCCCGGGTCCGTGCAGAAGAAGGTCGAACCGAGCTTTTTCCGCAAGGTAGTCCTGCAGGCCCGCGCATGGCAGAAGGCGCTCAAGGAAAAGATCACCCCGCTGGGCAGCGACATCCGCGACAATCCGCTCGGGCCCGCCTTCTGGACCTTCCTCGCGCTCTCCTTCCTGTACGGGGTGGTGCACGCGGTGGGGCCGGGACACGGCAAATCCGTGGTCTGTTCCTACTTCCTCGCGCGGCCCGGCGATCTGTGGCTCGGGGCCCTCATGGGCAACGCCATTACCTTCGTGCACGTGGGGTCGGCCATCGCCGTTGTCGCTGCGGCGTACCTGATTCTCGGCGCAGGCATGGGCGGTTTCCACGAGGCCGCAAAAATCATGCAGCCCGCCAGCTACGGCCTGCTCATGCTCATGGGTGTCTTTCTGGCGGTGAAAGCCGTGCTGGAACTCAGAAGGGGGGGTATTCTCCGCGAAGCCGAAGCAGGCGCGGCCTGTACGCCCGGCGACGTGGCCGAAACCCGTAAAGGGAAAAGCCACGTATTGCTGGTCTCCTTCGTGACCGGGCTCATCCCCTGTCCCGGCGCAGCCGTTGTCCTTGCCTTTGCCGTGGGGTTGAACATCCTGTGGTCAGGACTGGCCGCCATGTTCGCCATGGCAGTGGGCATGGGGCTGACCACCACCCTGTTCGCGTGGGCCGCAGTGGGCGCGCGAGGCGCGACGCTTCGCATGGCGGGGCACAACCGCACCATCCTGAACTGGTCCCACGCCCTGCTCACCACTCTGGGGGCGCTGTTCATCGCAGCATTCGGCGCCGGGATGCTGGCCGCCTCGCTTTAA
- a CDS encoding sensor histidine kinase codes for MAGTESAKRGTPLFPGRGRSLSRDLTASLVVIVVFFATAMIAYTYWHQSRDMRDAAERKAGELTARVVEILAVPIWNLDYENARLIGAVYAQNEMVQGFRIYGSRNDVIYAHEKMIGIKPDFRRVKDIVFEGRTIGRAEIDFTLMSERDRLERQMLVSVMLILVSVVVILAVTGILLRVFLATPLQVLQKGISRVARGDFSYDFGEIYHSELLEIAERFRKMSTEIEARERKLQVMNNTLQEAEEKYRGIFENAVEGIFQCTPEGELLNANPAMARFFGYDSVKEFLLRTRNVKALMFVDGERGDMFLDAVTGEGEIIRFEAQYRRKDGSIVWGSINARTVHDRDGNIVSIEGILEDTTDRKKAEEELADLNRHLEQLVRNRTEDLVRKARELEDANRRLRELDEMKSAFLSSVSHELRTPLTSILGFAKLLSRDFNKNFKPMAVGDDRLMHKSERINENLEIIGQEGERLTRLINDVLDLIKIESGSMGWQDRPMDIGELVGRGVQAVKGIFEQRSSVRLIQDIDPNLPKVMVDPDRMQQVFINLLNNAAKFTEDGTVTVRARMAGNEMMRVEIEDTGVGIAAEELDSIFEKFHQSSLNIIKHKPQGTGLGLTICREIVEHYGGHIWVESSLGEGSTFVFTLPLE; via the coding sequence ATGGCTGGGACTGAAAGCGCAAAACGCGGCACTCCCCTCTTTCCCGGAAGAGGGCGGTCCCTGTCGCGTGACCTTACCGCCAGTCTGGTGGTCATCGTGGTGTTTTTCGCCACGGCCATGATTGCCTACACCTACTGGCATCAGTCCCGCGATATGCGCGACGCGGCCGAACGCAAGGCCGGGGAGCTCACTGCCCGCGTGGTGGAAATCCTCGCCGTCCCCATCTGGAACCTCGACTACGAAAACGCCCGGCTCATCGGCGCCGTCTACGCCCAGAACGAAATGGTGCAGGGCTTTCGCATCTACGGTTCCCGCAACGACGTCATCTACGCCCATGAAAAAATGATCGGCATCAAGCCGGACTTCAGGCGAGTCAAGGACATCGTCTTCGAAGGCCGCACCATCGGCCGCGCCGAAATCGATTTTACCCTCATGAGCGAACGGGATCGCCTTGAACGGCAGATGCTCGTCTCCGTGATGCTCATTCTTGTCTCCGTCGTGGTTATCCTTGCCGTGACGGGCATTTTGCTGCGCGTCTTTCTGGCCACGCCGCTACAGGTCCTTCAAAAGGGCATCAGCCGTGTTGCGCGAGGCGATTTCTCGTATGATTTTGGTGAAATATATCATTCGGAGCTGTTGGAGATAGCCGAGCGGTTCCGGAAGATGAGCACCGAGATCGAAGCGCGCGAACGCAAGCTGCAGGTCATGAACAACACCTTGCAGGAGGCCGAGGAAAAGTATCGCGGCATTTTCGAAAACGCGGTGGAAGGCATCTTCCAATGTACGCCGGAAGGGGAGCTGCTCAATGCGAACCCTGCCATGGCCCGCTTCTTCGGCTACGACTCGGTGAAGGAATTCCTGCTGCGCACGCGCAACGTCAAGGCGCTGATGTTCGTTGACGGTGAGCGTGGCGACATGTTCCTCGACGCGGTCACCGGCGAGGGCGAGATCATTCGCTTCGAGGCCCAGTACCGGCGCAAGGACGGCAGCATCGTCTGGGGGTCCATCAACGCCCGGACCGTGCATGACCGTGACGGGAACATCGTTTCCATCGAGGGCATCCTCGAAGACACCACCGACCGCAAGAAAGCCGAGGAAGAGCTGGCCGACCTCAACCGCCACCTTGAACAGCTGGTCCGCAACCGCACCGAGGACCTTGTGCGCAAGGCGCGGGAGCTGGAGGACGCCAACCGCAGGCTGCGCGAACTGGATGAGATGAAGTCCGCGTTCCTGTCCTCGGTTTCCCATGAGCTTCGTACGCCCCTGACCTCCATTCTGGGTTTCGCCAAGCTCCTTTCTCGGGACTTCAACAAGAATTTCAAGCCTATGGCCGTGGGTGATGACCGGCTCATGCACAAGAGCGAGCGCATCAACGAGAACCTTGAGATCATCGGCCAGGAAGGCGAGCGCCTGACGCGGCTCATCAACGACGTGCTGGACCTGATCAAGATCGAGTCGGGCAGCATGGGCTGGCAGGATCGGCCCATGGACATCGGCGAGCTTGTCGGACGCGGCGTGCAGGCGGTCAAGGGCATCTTTGAGCAGCGCTCCAGCGTGCGGCTCATTCAGGACATCGACCCGAACCTGCCCAAGGTCATGGTGGACCCGGACCGCATGCAGCAGGTGTTTATCAACCTGCTGAACAATGCGGCCAAGTTCACCGAGGACGGCACCGTCACCGTGCGCGCCCGCATGGCGGGCAACGAGATGATGCGTGTGGAGATCGAAGACACCGGCGTGGGCATCGCCGCCGAAGAACTCGACAGCATCTTCGAAAAGTTCCACCAGTCCAGCCTGAACATCATCAAGCACAAACCGCAGGGCACCGGCCTCGGCCTGACCATCTGCCGCGAGATTGTCGAGCATTATGGCGGCCACATCTGGGTGGAGTCCTCCCTCGGAGAGGGCAGCACCTTCGTCTTTACCCTTCCCCTCGAATAG
- a CDS encoding glycine zipper domain-containing protein produces the protein MNRFLIPMLMLLVLLTGCANKAQTGAGLGALAGATIGALTFNNKVSGAAIGAGTGLLLGYIAGNELDKEDRAQLSRTLEHTPSGTSREWRNPDTDMRYTAVPRPARRDHGRIERDVALTATFPDGKTDTVHATAYRAPDGTWRLVQ, from the coding sequence ATGAACCGCTTTCTGATTCCCATGCTGATGCTGCTTGTGCTCCTGACCGGCTGCGCGAACAAGGCGCAAACCGGCGCTGGACTGGGAGCGCTCGCCGGAGCCACAATCGGCGCGCTGACCTTCAACAACAAGGTTTCGGGAGCCGCCATCGGCGCCGGCACCGGGCTGCTGCTCGGTTACATTGCAGGAAACGAACTGGACAAGGAAGACCGTGCGCAACTTTCGCGCACGCTGGAACACACGCCGTCCGGCACCAGCCGCGAGTGGCGCAACCCGGATACCGACATGCGCTACACCGCGGTTCCGCGTCCGGCCCGGCGCGACCACGGCCGCATCGAACGCGACGTGGCTCTGACCGCCACCTTCCCGGACGGAAAGACGGACACGGTACACGCAACGGCCTACCGCGCTCCTGACGGAACATGGCGGCTGGTTCAGTAG
- a CDS encoding GNAT family N-acetyltransferase — MACELRREVFFSHLGSDFDGVRDDREEESIHAVIRGDKGVCACGRLTAIGPAGWVVTQMCVDERWRGRGLGSRILTTLLAQAVKHGGGRIELASRLKAVGFYRRFGFIPAGEPYPSPRTGAMLLRMVLELSAN, encoded by the coding sequence ATGGCTTGCGAATTGCGCCGAGAGGTGTTCTTCAGCCATCTCGGCAGCGACTTCGATGGGGTCCGCGACGACCGGGAAGAGGAGAGTATCCATGCGGTCATTCGCGGCGATAAGGGTGTGTGTGCGTGCGGACGCCTGACGGCCATCGGTCCGGCTGGGTGGGTGGTGACGCAGATGTGTGTGGATGAACGGTGGCGGGGACGCGGCCTCGGCAGTCGGATATTGACCACGCTGCTGGCGCAGGCCGTGAAGCACGGCGGCGGTCGCATCGAGCTGGCCTCACGGCTGAAGGCGGTAGGTTTTTACCGTCGTTTCGGATTCATCCCTGCAGGAGAACCGTACCCTTCCCCGAGGACCGGCGCCATGCTGTTGCGCATGGTGCTGGAGCTTTCCGCCAACTGA
- the serB gene encoding phosphoserine phosphatase SerB: protein MEQTVLVHVTGQDRPGLTAILSEVLAEYGADILDIGQVVIHDFLTLGFLLKLPRDSRPVLKELLFKAHELGVSMKLHPLENERYENWVDAADRPRHIVTLLARAITPEHIAGISRIIHDNGLNIDTIRRLSGRRPLDESRDPGRACVEFSVRGVPGDLGVIRKAFLDMSAETGADIAFQEDSIFRRNRRLVCFDMDSTLIQAEVIDELAVEAGVGDKVAAITEAAMRGELDFKQSLRKRLALLEGLDEAVLEKVYERLPLTEGAERLISNLKRVGYTIAILSGGFTYFGERLQERLGIDYVFANKLEILDGKLTGRAEGIIVDADRKAELLQQLAEHEGISLQQVIAVGDGANDLPMLNLAGLGIAFHAKPKVKRGARQAISSLGLDSILYLLGLHDRETLE from the coding sequence ATGGAACAGACCGTTCTCGTACACGTTACCGGACAGGACCGTCCGGGCCTGACCGCCATCCTTTCCGAAGTGCTTGCCGAATACGGCGCGGACATTCTCGACATCGGCCAGGTGGTCATTCACGACTTTCTCACGCTCGGGTTTCTTCTCAAGCTGCCCCGCGACTCGCGGCCCGTGCTCAAGGAACTGCTGTTCAAGGCGCACGAGCTCGGCGTCTCCATGAAGCTGCACCCGCTCGAAAACGAACGCTACGAAAACTGGGTGGACGCCGCAGACCGGCCCCGGCACATCGTGACCCTGCTGGCACGGGCCATCACGCCAGAGCACATCGCGGGCATATCGCGCATCATCCACGACAACGGGCTGAATATCGACACCATCCGCCGTCTTTCCGGCCGGCGACCGCTGGACGAAAGCAGGGATCCCGGACGCGCCTGCGTGGAATTCTCCGTGCGCGGCGTTCCCGGCGACCTCGGCGTGATCCGCAAGGCGTTTCTGGACATGTCCGCCGAAACAGGCGCGGACATCGCCTTTCAGGAAGACAGCATTTTCCGGCGCAACCGCCGACTGGTCTGTTTCGACATGGACTCCACGCTCATTCAGGCCGAAGTCATCGACGAGCTGGCCGTGGAAGCGGGCGTAGGCGACAAGGTCGCGGCCATCACGGAAGCGGCCATGCGCGGCGAGCTGGATTTCAAGCAGAGCCTTCGCAAGCGGCTGGCCCTGCTCGAAGGACTGGACGAAGCCGTGCTCGAAAAGGTCTACGAGCGTCTTCCACTGACCGAAGGCGCGGAGCGGCTCATCAGCAACCTCAAGCGCGTGGGCTATACCATCGCCATTCTTTCGGGTGGGTTCACCTACTTCGGAGAACGGCTACAGGAACGACTGGGCATCGACTACGTCTTCGCCAACAAGCTGGAGATTCTCGACGGCAAGCTCACGGGCCGCGCCGAAGGGATCATCGTGGATGCGGACCGCAAGGCGGAACTGCTCCAGCAGCTTGCCGAGCACGAGGGAATCAGCCTGCAACAGGTCATCGCCGTGGGCGACGGCGCCAACGACCTGCCCATGCTCAACCTCGCGGGCCTCGGCATAGCCTTCCACGCCAAGCCCAAGGTCAAGCGCGGCGCGCGTCAGGCCATCAGCTCCCTCGGGCTGGACTCCATCCTTTACCTCCTCGGCCTGCATGACCGGGAGACGCTGGAATAG
- a CDS encoding ArsR/SmtB family transcription factor, with protein sequence MEDMGAAGLADAGIEGCAEVFKALGHGARLKMVCMLVEGEQCVCKLQEAVGLDMSTVSRHLSVLKRAGVVSSRRQGNWQYYSLDLDCVGGFVACLAQRMAKRRGA encoded by the coding sequence ATGGAAGACATGGGGGCCGCAGGGCTTGCCGATGCCGGAATCGAGGGCTGCGCCGAGGTTTTCAAGGCACTGGGGCATGGTGCCCGGCTGAAGATGGTCTGTATGCTCGTCGAGGGTGAACAGTGCGTCTGCAAGCTTCAGGAGGCAGTGGGGTTGGATATGTCCACAGTCTCGCGGCACCTGTCCGTGCTCAAGCGCGCGGGGGTGGTGAGCTCCAGACGGCAGGGCAACTGGCAATACTATTCGCTCGATCTGGACTGCGTGGGCGGCTTTGTGGCCTGTCTTGCGCAGCGGATGGCAAAGAGGCGGGGGGCGTAA
- a CDS encoding permease: MQDLKMAPQEPCACMSDGSGAKQAPQWSAARIFGIGIPAIVLWFAIYKMLKPVADHVTAQVFGLDMAKPLGAAVAFFIYDTPKVLMLLVLIVFFVGILRSYFTPERARAMLAGRRQLAGNGLAAALGVATPFCSCSAVPLFVGFVTAGVPLGVTFSFLISAPMVNEVALVLLYGLFGWKVAGIYLVTGLAVAVVAGWIIGRLNMEPHLQDWVRSQLSMGGAPASVSMTLSDRVRAGLEAVKEIVGKVWLYVVIGIAVGAGIHGYVPEDFLAGIMGREAWWGVPAAVVMGIPMYTNAAGMVPVVHALIGKGAALGTALAFMMSVIALSLPELLILRRVLKFRLLAVFTAVVGAGILLVGYLFNVLM, from the coding sequence ATGCAGGATCTCAAGATGGCGCCGCAGGAACCTTGCGCGTGCATGTCGGACGGCAGTGGTGCGAAGCAGGCTCCGCAATGGAGCGCGGCAAGGATTTTCGGGATCGGCATTCCCGCAATCGTGCTGTGGTTTGCGATCTACAAGATGCTCAAGCCGGTCGCCGACCATGTGACCGCGCAGGTCTTCGGGCTGGACATGGCCAAGCCGCTCGGCGCGGCGGTGGCATTCTTTATTTACGACACGCCAAAGGTTTTGATGCTGCTGGTGCTGATCGTGTTCTTCGTGGGTATTCTGCGTTCCTATTTCACGCCGGAACGGGCGCGGGCCATGCTGGCTGGCCGCAGGCAACTGGCAGGCAACGGCCTTGCCGCGGCGCTGGGTGTTGCCACGCCGTTCTGTTCCTGTTCGGCAGTGCCGCTCTTTGTGGGATTCGTCACTGCCGGTGTGCCTCTCGGGGTCACCTTCTCCTTTCTGATTTCCGCGCCCATGGTCAACGAGGTTGCCCTGGTCCTGCTTTACGGCCTGTTCGGCTGGAAGGTGGCCGGAATCTACCTTGTCACCGGGCTTGCCGTGGCCGTGGTGGCAGGCTGGATCATCGGACGACTGAACATGGAGCCGCATCTGCAGGACTGGGTCCGCTCCCAGCTCTCCATGGGCGGCGCTCCCGCATCCGTATCCATGACGCTGAGCGACCGCGTCCGGGCCGGGCTGGAGGCCGTGAAGGAGATCGTGGGCAAGGTCTGGCTCTATGTGGTGATCGGCATCGCGGTGGGTGCGGGCATCCACGGATACGTGCCCGAGGACTTCCTTGCGGGCATCATGGGCCGCGAAGCGTGGTGGGGCGTCCCTGCGGCGGTGGTCATGGGCATCCCCATGTATACCAACGCGGCCGGGATGGTCCCGGTTGTCCATGCACTCATCGGCAAGGGGGCGGCGCTCGGCACCGCGCTGGCGTTCATGATGTCCGTGATCGCCCTATCGCTGCCCGAATTGTTGATCCTGCGCCGCGTGCTCAAGTTCCGGCTGCTTGCGGTCTTCACCGCAGTGGTGGGCGCGGGCATTCTGCTGGTCGGGTATCTCTTCAACGTGTTGATGTAG
- a CDS encoding sensor histidine kinase, translating to MRFDGPTQCGVHDDYVESRIREKIEDYKRYSFDEKKSRALAIFFDLSQEFQARDRFYETLILILKVIFELDSAMYVLEDEETFVLASCSSAYSNNPRITRSWDDDMGSETVRRGKRLYIPIRCNPEFNDMLPFPPPDNIIGMLVVVMSQELESDMLLFLEKYANRVGFQLHNRILRDRSREHLDFIRNLVEDIGHNVIVPNIYFKLYFNRLRRRIDSLSDLRDEAEAADNECCRRIAKKLDRMHGGLREQYEEIYRHYVQTSMFLETLLRRRHFEEGRYVLEKRPCNLMRQVIEPQLERYLERMAERDIRVDLSFGGAPDQAVRMYMDVGLISQVFANLFSNAVKYTGKVELPDGRRGKFVSYGWRILKDYFGQGASAIRMFVFTTGEPPNVDDPMELFEPGFRGSDTAAEQGSGHGLYFVRQVVELHRGEVGLKVHPEGNEIFIILPFQVEPERSGDGRKCDL from the coding sequence ATGCGTTTCGACGGGCCCACACAATGCGGCGTGCACGATGACTACGTCGAAAGCCGCATCAGGGAAAAGATTGAAGACTACAAGCGCTACTCGTTCGACGAGAAGAAAAGCCGCGCGCTGGCCATTTTCTTCGACCTCAGTCAGGAGTTTCAGGCAAGGGATCGGTTCTACGAGACCCTGATCCTCATTCTGAAGGTCATCTTTGAACTCGATAGCGCCATGTACGTGCTGGAAGACGAGGAGACATTCGTCCTCGCTTCCTGTTCGAGCGCCTATTCCAACAACCCGCGTATCACTCGTTCGTGGGATGATGACATGGGCAGCGAAACCGTCAGACGGGGAAAGCGACTGTACATCCCCATTCGCTGCAACCCGGAATTCAACGACATGCTGCCGTTCCCGCCGCCGGACAACATCATAGGGATGCTGGTGGTGGTCATGTCGCAGGAACTCGAAAGCGACATGCTGCTGTTCCTTGAGAAGTACGCCAACCGCGTCGGGTTTCAGCTCCATAACCGCATCCTGCGCGACAGAAGCCGCGAGCACCTCGACTTCATCAGGAATCTGGTGGAGGACATCGGCCACAACGTCATTGTTCCCAATATTTATTTCAAGCTTTATTTCAACAGGTTGAGACGGCGGATCGATTCGCTCTCCGATCTGCGCGACGAGGCCGAGGCCGCAGATAACGAATGCTGTCGCCGGATTGCCAAGAAGCTCGACAGGATGCATGGCGGCCTGCGTGAACAGTACGAGGAGATATACCGCCACTACGTGCAGACCAGCATGTTTCTGGAGACGCTGTTGCGCCGCAGGCACTTCGAGGAAGGACGCTATGTGCTGGAGAAGCGGCCCTGCAACCTCATGAGGCAGGTCATCGAACCGCAGCTGGAGCGGTATCTGGAGCGGATGGCGGAGCGGGACATCAGGGTGGACCTATCGTTTGGCGGAGCGCCGGATCAGGCCGTGCGGATGTACATGGACGTGGGGCTGATTTCGCAGGTCTTCGCCAATCTCTTTTCCAACGCGGTGAAGTACACCGGCAAGGTCGAACTGCCGGACGGCAGGCGTGGCAAGTTCGTCAGCTATGGCTGGCGCATCCTCAAGGACTACTTCGGCCAGGGCGCAAGCGCCATACGCATGTTCGTGTTCACCACTGGCGAGCCGCCGAACGTGGATGATCCCATGGAGCTTTTCGAGCCCGGATTCCGGGGCTCGGACACCGCTGCGGAGCAGGGCTCGGGGCACGGGCTGTATTTCGTAAGGCAGGTGGTGGAACTGCATCGCGGCGAAGTGGGCCTGAAGGTGCACCCCGAGGGGAACGAGATATTCATCATCCTGCCGTTTCAGGTGGAACCGGAGAGGAGCGGCGACGGCCGGAAGTGCGACCTGTAA